From the genome of ANME-2 cluster archaeon:
AGGATTCAAATTTGTTGATAAGATCGGGAAAATGCTTAGTTTTACGGATGTAAAGAACAAAATCTGTATAATATCACCGGATGCAGAAGAATTTGAACAAGCATATGGACTTCAGGATAAGTATAACCTGAGTCTTGTGGACTGCGAATGTATTGTTCTGGCAAAGTCTAAAGATGCTATTTTGTTGACAGACGACACGAAGCTTGGGAAATCGGCACTCAAAGAAGGTATCTCCAAAGTATATGATTTGAAGAGCCTGCTGGTGGCAAACATCATAGAAGAGGTTAT
Proteins encoded in this window:
- a CDS encoding PIN domain-containing protein, with amino-acid sequence MDTNKIAGFKFVDKIGKMLSFTDVKNKICIISPDAEEFEQAYGLQDKYNLSLVDCECIVLAKSKDAILLTDDTKLGKSALKEGISKVYDLKSLLVANIIEEVIIVREELEEILDCLRRKDYYSFSESDIEEIFKYIS